From Candidatus Eisenbacteria bacterium, one genomic window encodes:
- a CDS encoding tetratricopeptide repeat protein: protein EEARVSFEKALEIDPGHTDARIGLGLALFALGLKDGARGEMAELLRRDPTHPVARAFADESLVIDL from the coding sequence CGAAGAGGCGAGAGTCTCCTTCGAGAAGGCGCTCGAGATCGATCCGGGGCACACGGACGCGCGCATCGGCCTGGGCCTCGCCCTCTTCGCCCTTGGCCTGAAGGACGGGGCGCGCGGGGAGATGGCGGAGCTCCTGCGCCGCGATCCGACGCACCCCGTCGCGCGGGCCTTTGCGGACGAGTCTCTCGTGATCGATCTGTAG
- the rpmB gene encoding 50S ribosomal protein L28, translating to MSRICDICGKGIQFGSQISHAHNVSHRTWNPNLQRVRAIVDGKPVRLRVCTGCLRSDRVQKQDRKVKSVEERGSVGA from the coding sequence ATGTCACGCATCTGCGACATCTGCGGGAAGGGGATCCAGTTCGGCAGCCAGATCTCCCATGCCCATAACGTTTCCCACCGCACATGGAATCCGAATCTCCAGCGGGTCAGGGCGATCGTGGACGGAAAGCCGGTCCGGCTGCGCGTCTGCACGGGCTGCCTGCGCTCGGATCGGGTGCAGAAGCAGGACCGCAAGGTCAAGTCGGTGGAGGAGCGGGGATCGGTCGGCGCCTAG